A region of the Bacteroidota bacterium genome:
TCGCACAATGAAAACTGTATATTTAGGAAATACAGAGGTTCAGGTCAGTACCCTTTTCATGGGCACAGACCTGATTGGCAGTAAAATAGACCAGGACACCTCGTTCTCTCTTTTCGACTTCTTCCACGAACGCGGCGGCTCGTTTATCGACACTGCTAACTTCTATGCCAGTTGGTATGAAGGATGTGTTGGAGGGGA
Encoded here:
- a CDS encoding aldo/keto reductase encodes the protein MKTVYLGNTEVQVSTLFMGTDLIGSKIDQDTSFSLFDFFHERGGSFIDTANFYASWYEGCVGG